One window from the genome of Coturnix japonica isolate 7356 chromosome 21, Coturnix japonica 2.1, whole genome shotgun sequence encodes:
- the C21H1orf174 gene encoding UPF0688 protein C1orf174 homolog — MAAGGKGRAGAGSGKGDGGSRQASSHKAVGRRPSKRLKCERNSRVKSGLEGCMCESENPPASKTPAEGSPSKGTDHHEIQLEKSERIPETGGEKQEKEGDVSSKPHAAKASSAPSKTESNEDLQDRACREENSCESLILEGNCLKDGDVPKKLTELDNSAFLDEDSNQPMPLDRFFGNIDFMQDELAAVLPSTTMSRREYRRLHFIAKEDEEEDDEDVL; from the exons atggcggcgggcgGGAAGGGCCGAGCCGGGGCGGGTAGCGGAAAAGGAGACGGGGGGAGCCGGCAG GCTTCTTCACACAAAGCAGTTGGCAGACGGCCCTCCAAGAGGctaaaatgtgaaagaaacagtCGGGTGAAGTCAGGACTGGAAGGCTGTATGTGTGAGAGTGAGAACCCTCCTGCATCTAAAACACCTGCTGAGGGCTCACCATCAAAAGGTACAGATCACCACGaaattcagctggaaaaaagtgaaagaattCCAGAGACCGGtggagaaaaacaggagaagGAAGGTGATGTTTCTTCAAAGCCACATGCGGCAAAAGCAAGTAGTGCAccttcaaaaacagaaagcaatgaggATCTGCAAGATCgtgcctgcagggaggagaaCAGCTGTGAGAGCTTGATTTTGGAAGGGAACTGCTTGAAGGATGGAGACGTCCCTAAGAAACTAACAGAACTAGATAACAGTGCTTTCTTGGATGAAGACAGTAACCAGCCGATGCCACTGGATCGGTTCTTTGGAAACATTGACTTTATGCAG gaTGAGCTAGCAGCTGTTCTCCCGAGCACAACAATGAGCAGGCGGGAATACAGAAGGCTGCATTTCATCGCcaaggaagatgaggaggaggacGACGAGGATGTTCTCTAG
- the DFFB gene encoding DNA fragmentation factor subunit beta isoform X3, with amino-acid sequence MPAAAGSRLCLYEDGTELSEPFFRTLSPHTELVLLRPGESWTGCCGDVERFLVALCSRTDAVVEAARRLLQDERAPRRQKLLADLIHNMSGDSAAERRDEDGKWFEGLESRFKNKSSYMRYSCESRIRSYMKEVSNFISNVHPTARDAYRRILELMSDKLKSVRYNGSYFDRTEEEAAVRLCTKEGWFSCQGPFDRDDCPCKHSINPYTNRESRILFSTWNLDHIIEKKRSVVPELAEAVKTRDGREVNWEYFYQLLFTVDNLKLVHIACHKKTNHNLSCDKTKIYRKRKQSREIS; translated from the exons ATGCCGGCTGCTGCAG GGAGCCGGCTGTGCCTCTACGAGGACGGGACGGAGCTGAGCGAGCCGTTCTTCCGCACGTTATCGCCGCACAcggagctggtgctgctgcgGCCCGGGGAGAGCTGGACGGGAT GCTGCGGGGACGTGGAGCGGTTCCTGGTCGCACTGTGCAGCCGCACGGACGCGGTGGTGGAGGCCGCACGGCGGCTGCTGCAGGACGAGCGGGCGCCCCGCAGGCAGAAGCTGCTGGCGGATCTTATACACAACATGAGCGGGGACAGCGCTGCAGAGCGACGGGATGAGGACGGGAAGTGGTTCGAAG GTCTAGAATCTCGTTTTAAGAACAAATCAAGTTATATGCGGTACAGCTGTGAAAGCAGGATACGGAGCTACATGAAGGAG gttAGTAATTTTATCTCAAATGTTCATCCTACAGCAAGAGATGCGTATAGAAGGATACTTGAGCTGATGTCGGATAAACTGAAGTCTGTGAGATATAACGGCAGCTACTTTGACAGGACAGAGGAGGAGGCAGCGGTGCGGCTGTGCACAAAGGAGGGATGGTTCTCTTGTCAG GGCCCTTTTGACAGAGATGACTGCCCATGTAAGCATTCTATCAACCCCTATACGAACAGGGAAAGCAGAATCCTCTTCAGCACCTGGAATCTCGATCACAT aatagaaaagaaacGCAGCGTTGTCCCAGAGCTGGCAGAAGCTGTCAAAACACGAGATGGAAGAGAAGTGAACTGGGAGTACTTCTATCAGCTATTGTTTACAGTGGATAATCTAAAGCTTGTCCATATTGCTTGCCATAAGAAAACCAATCATAATCTCAGCTGTGACAAAACTAAGATttacagaaaaaggaagcaaagccGTGAGATTTCATAG
- the DFFB gene encoding DNA fragmentation factor subunit beta isoform X2, producing MAAPLRPFRLRRPGSAQKFGAAAGSLRGLLRKGCRLLQLPLAGSRLCLYEDGTELSEPFFRTLSPHTELVLLRPGESWTGCCGDVERFLVALCSRTDAVVEAARRLLQDERAPRRQKLLADLIHNMSGDSAAERRDEDGKWFEARDAYRRILELMSDKLKSVRYNGSYFDRTEEEAAVRLCTKEGWFSCQGPFDRDDCPCKHSINPYTNRESRILFSTWNLDHIIEKKRSVVPELAEAVKTRDGREVNWEYFYQLLFTVDNLKLVHIACHKKTNHNLSCDKTKIYRKRKQSREIS from the exons ATGGCGGCTCCCCTCAGGCCGTTCCGCCTCCGCCGCCCCGGCAGCGCGCAGAAGTTCGGGGCTGCGGCCGGGAGCCTGCGTGGGTTACTGCGGAAAGGATGCCGGCTGCTGCAG CTCCCGTTGGCAGGGAGCCGGCTGTGCCTCTACGAGGACGGGACGGAGCTGAGCGAGCCGTTCTTCCGCACGTTATCGCCGCACAcggagctggtgctgctgcgGCCCGGGGAGAGCTGGACGGGAT GCTGCGGGGACGTGGAGCGGTTCCTGGTCGCACTGTGCAGCCGCACGGACGCGGTGGTGGAGGCCGCACGGCGGCTGCTGCAGGACGAGCGGGCGCCCCGCAGGCAGAAGCTGCTGGCGGATCTTATACACAACATGAGCGGGGACAGCGCTGCAGAGCGACGGGATGAGGACGGGAAGTGGTTCGAAG CAAGAGATGCGTATAGAAGGATACTTGAGCTGATGTCGGATAAACTGAAGTCTGTGAGATATAACGGCAGCTACTTTGACAGGACAGAGGAGGAGGCAGCGGTGCGGCTGTGCACAAAGGAGGGATGGTTCTCTTGTCAG GGCCCTTTTGACAGAGATGACTGCCCATGTAAGCATTCTATCAACCCCTATACGAACAGGGAAAGCAGAATCCTCTTCAGCACCTGGAATCTCGATCACAT aatagaaaagaaacGCAGCGTTGTCCCAGAGCTGGCAGAAGCTGTCAAAACACGAGATGGAAGAGAAGTGAACTGGGAGTACTTCTATCAGCTATTGTTTACAGTGGATAATCTAAAGCTTGTCCATATTGCTTGCCATAAGAAAACCAATCATAATCTCAGCTGTGACAAAACTAAGATttacagaaaaaggaagcaaagccGTGAGATTTCATAG
- the DFFB gene encoding DNA fragmentation factor subunit beta isoform X1, with protein MAAPLRPFRLRRPGSAQKFGAAAGSLRGLLRKGCRLLQLPLAGSRLCLYEDGTELSEPFFRTLSPHTELVLLRPGESWTGCCGDVERFLVALCSRTDAVVEAARRLLQDERAPRRQKLLADLIHNMSGDSAAERRDEDGKWFEGLESRFKNKSSYMRYSCESRIRSYMKEVSNFISNVHPTARDAYRRILELMSDKLKSVRYNGSYFDRTEEEAAVRLCTKEGWFSCQGPFDRDDCPCKHSINPYTNRESRILFSTWNLDHIIEKKRSVVPELAEAVKTRDGREVNWEYFYQLLFTVDNLKLVHIACHKKTNHNLSCDKTKIYRKRKQSREIS; from the exons ATGGCGGCTCCCCTCAGGCCGTTCCGCCTCCGCCGCCCCGGCAGCGCGCAGAAGTTCGGGGCTGCGGCCGGGAGCCTGCGTGGGTTACTGCGGAAAGGATGCCGGCTGCTGCAG CTCCCGTTGGCAGGGAGCCGGCTGTGCCTCTACGAGGACGGGACGGAGCTGAGCGAGCCGTTCTTCCGCACGTTATCGCCGCACAcggagctggtgctgctgcgGCCCGGGGAGAGCTGGACGGGAT GCTGCGGGGACGTGGAGCGGTTCCTGGTCGCACTGTGCAGCCGCACGGACGCGGTGGTGGAGGCCGCACGGCGGCTGCTGCAGGACGAGCGGGCGCCCCGCAGGCAGAAGCTGCTGGCGGATCTTATACACAACATGAGCGGGGACAGCGCTGCAGAGCGACGGGATGAGGACGGGAAGTGGTTCGAAG GTCTAGAATCTCGTTTTAAGAACAAATCAAGTTATATGCGGTACAGCTGTGAAAGCAGGATACGGAGCTACATGAAGGAG gttAGTAATTTTATCTCAAATGTTCATCCTACAGCAAGAGATGCGTATAGAAGGATACTTGAGCTGATGTCGGATAAACTGAAGTCTGTGAGATATAACGGCAGCTACTTTGACAGGACAGAGGAGGAGGCAGCGGTGCGGCTGTGCACAAAGGAGGGATGGTTCTCTTGTCAG GGCCCTTTTGACAGAGATGACTGCCCATGTAAGCATTCTATCAACCCCTATACGAACAGGGAAAGCAGAATCCTCTTCAGCACCTGGAATCTCGATCACAT aatagaaaagaaacGCAGCGTTGTCCCAGAGCTGGCAGAAGCTGTCAAAACACGAGATGGAAGAGAAGTGAACTGGGAGTACTTCTATCAGCTATTGTTTACAGTGGATAATCTAAAGCTTGTCCATATTGCTTGCCATAAGAAAACCAATCATAATCTCAGCTGTGACAAAACTAAGATttacagaaaaaggaagcaaagccGTGAGATTTCATAG